From Quercus lobata isolate SW786 chromosome 1, ValleyOak3.0 Primary Assembly, whole genome shotgun sequence, one genomic window encodes:
- the LOC115954352 gene encoding uncharacterized protein LOC115954352, giving the protein MQLFREVMDKCGFIDLGFVGSQFTWQKHFTDGHSIWKRLDKALANNEWMLRFVDSRVHHLSAISSNYNPLWIMPKNPNTRIVQKIEKCGKELKHWSKVDFGNVRSELNLKRRLLVEAEKEAMQSRDNAHVRSRKAKINDLFDKESRMWLQRSKVLWAKTRD; this is encoded by the exons ATGCAGCTATTTAGAGAAGTTATGGATAAATGTGGTTTTATTGATCTTGGATTTGTGGGTTCACAATTTACGTGGCAAAAACACTTCACTGATGGTCATTCAATCTGGAAGAGATTAGATAAAGCTCTAGCCAACAATGAATGGATGCTTAGATTTGTGGATTCGAGAGTTCACCACTTATCTGCAATCTCTTCTAATTACAACCCTTTATGGATCATGCCAAAAA ATCCAAACACAAGAATAGTTCAGAAGATAGAGAAGTGTGGGAAAGAATTGAAGCATTGGAGTAAAGTTGACTTTGGGAATGTTAGATCTGAATTGAACCTGAAGAGGAGATTACTTGTTGAAGCTGAAAAGGAAGCTATGCAGTCTAGGGACAATGCCCATGTTAGGTCTCGTAAAGCCAAAATAAATGATCTCTTTGATAAGGAGTCACGCATGTGGTTACAAAGATCAAAAGTTTTATGGGCAAAGACTAGAGATTAG